One window of Sphingobacteriales bacterium genomic DNA carries:
- a CDS encoding RNA polymerase sigma factor, with amino-acid sequence MSKLPYPSKILKTGENQLSEIRTLPDKDLVALIIDSGDTSLFGELYDRYANKVYRKCISMVKNTEDAQDLAHEVLVKAFLNISKFAGNSSFSTWVYAITYNQCIDFIRSKQKIKLSDADNERLPDLTDERDSELVDKELFEIEINLLMQLLQLLNPDDRAILLMKYQDDMSIEDIQTVLNLNSSAVKMRLKRARDRLRIFYQKHQ; translated from the coding sequence ATGTCGAAATTGCCGTACCCTTCTAAAATATTAAAAACAGGGGAAAATCAATTGTCCGAAATACGAACACTGCCCGATAAGGATTTGGTGGCATTAATCATTGACAGTGGTGATACCTCGCTGTTTGGCGAGTTGTATGACCGCTATGCCAATAAAGTCTATCGCAAATGTATTTCAATGGTCAAAAACACCGAAGATGCTCAGGACCTGGCACATGAGGTATTGGTGAAAGCCTTTTTAAATATTTCAAAGTTTGCGGGCAATTCCAGTTTTTCTACCTGGGTGTATGCCATTACCTACAATCAATGTATAGATTTTATCAGAAGTAAACAAAAAATTAAACTATCGGATGCCGATAACGAACGCTTGCCCGACCTGACCGACGAAAGGGATTCAGAATTAGTTGACAAAGAGTTGTTTGAAATTGAAATCAACTTGTTGATGCAGTTGTTACAGCTTCTCAATCCCGATGACCGGGCAATTTTGTTGATGAAATATCAGGACGATATGTCAATAGAAGATATCCAAACTGTATTGAACCTGAACAGCAGTGCAGTTAAAATGAGACTTAAAAGAGCAAGAGACCGCTTGCGTATTTTTTACCAAAAACATCAGTAA